The following DNA comes from Cheilinus undulatus linkage group 4, ASM1832078v1, whole genome shotgun sequence.
ttttttccaatcttaaattattttctttctccACAAGGGGTTAACACTGATGTCACTGAAACagttaaatgattattttcatgatgcatctgaaaaaatgtttagaaataaACAGATGAAAGGAAAAGTAAAGGTTTAGATTCTGGAATGTCGTAGATTTCCAAAGATCCTTCATTGTTTAAAGTCTAGTCTCAGGTTTTGGCAGCAGGGTTGCACCAAACACATtatttaatgtgtttgtttgtttttcagtagtTTTAATGTTAAATCATCCTACAATACTGGAGTGACTCATCTAAAACTAGTGACTGATTTATCATTTAAAGGTGTATTGTCATAATGTTATAACTGGTTAAATCTCTGATTACATTTGAGTGTGGATGTCTGACTTTTTCCTGGTCAAAAACAAATACTCATGAAGACTTGAATCCGAGTCCTGATAACCTTCTGTGTTTCTAAAGTTCCCTTTACATTCAGGTGATGGAGAGATTGTTCTGCTGGGAGTTTTACATGTTTCTTTGAATATTTGAGTCTCAGACTGAGCTAGTCTAGCTGTTTTGATGCTAAACTAACTCCAGCTACTTGAACGgctttttatgttgtgttcacatTAAACTTCAACGATCGCttcatttacttttattaagtcaaactaaaagataaaaaaaaaaaaactggattaataaagacaaatatttttatgatCTTCTAAATGAAAGAGGTCACTTTATTAAAGGCTGTACATTCAACTGATTcatatttaaaggttaaagttCAACAGAGAgttagtcacaaaaaaaaaaacagaagaaaatgacataaaaggaATAAATGTGATTTGTTTAACAAAGcttcttttctgttctattttcagctttaaacaaacagagaaaaatgacagGAAGTTATTCTAAATTAGATCTGATGGTTTATTGTTCTGTTGATCTCAGCTCTGTGTTAACGACAAAGACATCAGGACAACACAGTGACCTTCCTCACAAGCTGAGATTAAAACCAGAACATCTGGAAAAAACCTCACTGATGATCTTCATCATCAGGTTTTAGTTTGGTTCCACAGTCACAGAGGTCTTCATCATCAGGTTTTAGTTTGGTTCCACACTCAAAGAGGTCTTCATCATCAGGTTTTAGTTTGGTTCCACAGTCACAGAGGTCTTCATCATCAGGTTTTAGTTTGGttccacagtcacagagatcTTCATCATCAGGTTTATGTTTGGCTCCACAGTCACAGAGGTCTTCATCATCAGGTTTTAGTTTGGttccacagtcacagagatcTTCATCATCAGGTTTTAGTTTGGctccacagtcacagagatcTTCATCATCAGGTTTTAGTTTGGCTCCACAGTCACAGAGGTCTTCATCATCAGGTTTTAGTTTGGctccacagtcacagagatcCTCTCTGGTGAAATCTTCATATTATCTACAGTACTAACGTATGGAAGCATGGTCTCAGTGAAAGTGAGTTTAAAGGTATGGATGTGTGTGTTAGTATCAGGATTAGAGAACCACAGCTCTGCACTGTTACAGTCCAGATTCACTCTGACCCTCTTTGGAGGATTCTTCACTGAGAGATCAGTGATTCCTTGTAATGATGAGACTGCTCTGTATTTACCATCATATAACCATACTCCCCATATTCCAGACTCTATCTTTCCCTTCCTCTGTCCAGACTCTGCTAACACTCCCAGTACCCAGCGTGTACTGTCTCTAACCTGGACATCCCAGCTGTGAGTCCCTGAGTTAAAGCCCTCAGAGCCCAGGACGGACCAGTAACGATCAAACCTCTCTGGATTCTCAGGAAGCCGCTGTCTCGTTCCTGGTCTCACAGCGGTCAGATCATCAGACAGGATGAGTTCTGGGTGAGCAGTGTTTGGGTCCAGAATGATGGGCGTGTAGGAGACCAGGTCCTTCATCTTGGTCCAGAtgttgaagcccaggttgcccaGGTGTTTGACCTGGTCTATCAgagctcctgagagcagctgtggatcatccagcagggggcgctgctgGACTCTTTCCACTGCAGCCTTGTAGTTTTTCAGGAGGGAGACGTCTTGGGCCATCAGCTGGTCCTCTGTGGCTCTGACTGTCTGTGAAAGATCTACTATCTGTGCTCTCAGAGCCTCCATCTGCTCCTTCATCCTCTGtctcttctgctcctcttcctccctcagtgCACGCAGCctggcctcctcttcctctgctagaAACTGGTGAAGCTTCTTAAACTGCTCCTTAATCTGCCTCTGTGTGTGCCGGGCCTGGACATCAATGTGGTCCAGAGTTTGATCAAACTCCACTTTGACTTTTTCACAAACCGTTAACTTCTCCTTTAAGGGCTGCAGAGTTTCCTCAAGTTTCTTCTTGTGTTCTTCTGCAGCTTCATCGATGGGTCTGAATCTGTGGTTGGAGTGTTTTTCTGAATCTCTGCAGATAAGACACACCGGCTCCTCGTGGTCCAGACAGAAGAGTTCAAATTCACGATTATGCCGACTGCAGAGATCCTTCGCAGACTCTGAAGATCTCTGATCTCTGTCCTGTAGAACAGTGTCACACAGGTTCTTTAAAGCAAAGTTAGAAGGTAAGCATTCCTTTGAGTGTCTCCTCTTACAAACAGGACACTCCTTGTCCTCTTTCTCCTTCCAGCAGTTCTCCACACACTCTCTACAGAAGCTGTGGTAGCAGGACAGGATGACGGGATCTTTAAAGATGTCCAGGCAGATCGGACAGCTCAGATTGTCAACTAGCTTGGACGCCATTTTGTCTCAGAGTCAAACTAGAGATGTAgcagacaaacaggaagtcagtctCCGTCCCTGTAACTTCCTGTCACTTATattcttttatatttaaaactCACCTTTAGTTCCTGAGTCCAGTAGCAGATTATAGTTCAGGTATTCCCAGTATTCCCTCCTTCAGCTATGTGGTTTTAGTCTGATGATGGTCTAAGCGTTCGTCTTGGTGCACACGTCTCGTCTCTTTGAGGCAGAATAACCACCTTTCTCCGGGGCATGGAGAATTATCACTACAGCTTATCAGGTTCAAGGTCCAATAGAATAACAATCATCAGTTACAGATCTATCCTTTGGTCCATATGAGTCCGGAGTAGAGACCTGAGTACTGGAGTCATGATCCTCGACTTTATGGTTAGTGGGGCGACCAACCAGTATCTCATGATCTGattcaaaattaattttaacCTCCCTGTTTGTTAGAGGAGCTCATTTCAGCATCTACTGCAGTCTGCTGTGTTATTAGGAGctgtaaatgattaaaaagctgataaatgtcttcaccatgactcagctcCTGGATCTGTAGATCTGTAGTACTTATATCAGCTGATTAGAGCAATATAAATACACCGAGGACCACCTCCAACCAGCGGCGTACCTAGGAATTTAGGGCCCCAAGAAAAAATatcacacagggccccccttaaccagctagccaaggAACtgcttttttatgtatttttgaaccataatttccccattcatgagcaatattttcattaaatttactTGGATTATTTTGCAGTGCCAGACTAAACCATTTAGACAAACgagtgaacaggaagtaaaggcaAACACTTGGAACGTTCATGATCTactgatttatttcacattacatatttaaatcttctAATAAATCATCTTTATACAGTGCATGCTAGAGTTTATCTATTTTCATataaatttattgatatttaaagcaaatgtttaaaaattattcAGTTAACTTAAGATCGGTCCTCTCTTTGTGGAGGGTCACGGGTTGTTGGGGGGTGGGCGCCCTATCGCCCCCTATTGACCAGATGccacagctcagtaacatttaaagccacagacacagaaacagctcattctgaccagggctgaaacaggggagtttttagacatgcaaaaaataaataaataaataaaaataaaaattaaaaaaatccaatactggaaaACAGAAtacacaggcatgttttggggaactctgagaccaatataaacttgtcttaaaagagtgaatatgtgacctttaaatgggctaaaagtggccaaaaaaactgcaaataagggcaatggaaaaatgcagacaaaaatcaaggttgacaattaaagctgaCTGTAATAGAGTGGGAAACCAACAGATTACTGTGACCTGCtgtggataatttctgaggtcaaagtttctctttttttaagggtttctgggggaaaaatatttaaaattaagatataaaagagcGACATGAGGCTCAGGAGCCGCACGTTACGTGGTCCCACGTCTCTTGTCAGTTGTGTTTGTAATTTCCTCTTTGATTGGACAGAGTCTAGatgagtctaggactgagattagagtctagaggagtctaggactgagatcagagtctagaggagtctcaCTCTCTAGACTCAGTCTGACCACCCGAATCAGTCAGACACCTTTAGTGGTCTTAATGAATCCTAAATCTCTCCTGATCTGATGCAGCTCTCAGAGACCACGAGGTTACCAGACTGTCACTAACCCTTCTAGTCCAGCCTTTCTCAGAGACACTCTCCTGGCtctgatgaactttaacctgttttataAACATGGTGGCCATGTTTCTGAGGATCAGTCTTGGCTGATCTAGGATCAGATCATAAATCAGTAttatctctgtctctgtttccttATTGGCCTCATCAGGACAAACTGGGTCACTTTATTTTGAACACAATCAGCTGGAGGTCAAAGTTGACGCTCAGGGGTGTGTTTATTAAGAGCAGACTGACCTGGTCTTCATCATTTCCCTGGTACTGGAGCATCAGCTGACACTCACCTGTCAGGTAAGACGTGTTCTCTAACTCAGCCGAGCTTCACCTCAGAGAGGAGATCATTCAGCGGGTGgttaagagaaaaataaacctCCTATCTACTCAATTATATCACAGATTTGTGATTCTGTTTACAGGCTTTTGGTGAGTTTTGATAAGATtcactttgtttgttttctctgtgaacACCAGGGGGCGATAGGCGTCGTGCTGTTTATGTAGGTAGATGTTAAGATGTTAAGGTGGGTCAGTGAGGTTCATGCTCCAGGAGAGTACAGGCTATGACTGTTtaagttctgactttaataagGCTATGAAGCAGCTCTTATTAGGATCATGAATCAGTGCTCACCTGCCCTACCTGACTGTGTCTGACTCCAGaagacctcctcctcctcgccatcatcatcatcatgaagGCTCTGCTCCTCTTCTGTCTCCTCGCTCTCTCCACAGCAGGTCAGATCATCCTCCCTACACTTTATAAgggaaaatgtgttaaacagATTCAACAGAGCTTCAAAACTTTAAACACACGTGATGCAGGAGTCAGCTCTGGATTAAAGCGTGCACTAACTCAGGGTCAGATGTTCTCATGAAGGTTGCTAAGCTCATCATCCCTCAAACCCTGTAAACACATGACTTCCTGAACCTCCTGCTCTAGAGGAGTGTCTGTGTGAGAGTTCAGCAGTAGAGGAGGTTTTTCCTGTAAACTGCATGCAAACTTTGGGGTGGGGGGTTAATCTGTGATGaaatctcctctctgctgcagccgTTGGAGCGACTGAAGCTACAGATGCTGAGTCTTTGGTACcggagcagcaggaggagaaaaagagtaAGAACAGCCGTCATTCTCCACACACAgctctgttttctgtttctcatTAATGGAAGGATaaggttacaaaaaaaatgtaatgagtgtaaaataatgttaaataatgtaaaatgtaaaataatatatagtgtaaaataatgttaaataatgtcattaatgtaaaatattgtaaaataatgtaagtagtgttaaaataatgtaaaactaTGTAATCAATGTAAAATAAGGGTAGTAATGTAAAATCatgtaaaatagcaaaaataatgtaaaatagagacaatgtaaaataatgtcaaatcacgataaatgtaaaataatgtaaaataatgaaaaataatgtagaaaaaagtgaaataatgttaaaaaaaggtaaataatgtaattcatgtaaaataatgtaataatgttaaaaaagtttgttaaaattatgtaaaaaaaattaaaataaatttgaaataatgttaaatagtgtaaaataatgaaaatgcatGTACAACtatgtaaaataaagtaaaataatgttattagtgtaaaaaaaaattgttaaattatGTAATTGatgtaataatgtaaaaataatgtaagcaaGCTGCTGTCCCCTTCCTGCAATTCAATGCAAATGTACAGTAATGTCAAATGCTATAAAACAATGTCAAACAAACAACAtcgtgtaaaaaaaaatgatgttataATGTAGgatcatgtaaaataaaataatgttattaatgtaaaataatgtaaaattaaacaatgtaattattgtaaaataattcaaagtaatgtaaaatgtaaaatactgtaaacaatgtaattaatttttatttgaaatgatgtaaaataGTGTTAAAATAGTGTAACTTATGTAAAACCATGTAAAATAATGGgatttatgtaaaataatgtaaaataatgtaaaataatgtaaaatggTAGATTGTAATGCAACTAGTGTAAAATAATACAACACAATAATccaaaatgatgtaaaataatgtaatgtaataagTGGAAAATAATGTACAAAATGTaaattgatgtaaaataatgtaactggtttaaaataatgtcaaataaggtaacatgatgtaaaataatgtaaaataatatattcagtttaaaattatgtaaatgactgaaaataatgtaaaaaaaaatgtaatatgtaaaataatgtaaaaaatataaagtagtgaaaaatagtgtaaaataatttaaaatgcagAAGCTCAACCTTTGGTGccagagcagcaggaggaggcaAAGAGTTTGTCTGTTTCTCATTGAtgtaaaatgatgtaaaatgaagtaaaattatgtaaaatcaTGTAATTTatgtaaaacaatgtaaaataatttactttgtgtaaaataatataaaatgatgaacaatgtaaaataatttaattaataTAAAATCATGTTAAATGCAGAAGTTGAATCTTTGGTACcggagcagcaggaggagaaaaagagtaAGAACGGCCGTCATTCTCCACACACAGctctgtttcctgtttctctctcagtgtCGGAGGATGAACTTCCTGTCTCTGAGTTGTTGAAATCCTGGGCTAAACATTcatgtgtttctatttttataggAGATGAAGATGCAGCCATGGCTGCAGCAGAGGTGGACTCAGCAGCTAACGGTCTCTGTCTTTATGAACTCTTCTGGTCTGTTCtatctgatgatttttttctcctccctgGAGGATGACCGCCTACTCCTGTCTGTCGTTGGCAGTTTGCTTCCAGCGTTGTCCCTATCTTTGGTACCATTATGAGAACAGCTGCTACCTGTACCTGAGACATAACTACTCCTGGAGCGATGCTGAGGTAACACGATTCAAACATTTGTTGacaagaacattaaaaaaacaaacccataCTCCTTCCAGACAATGAGAGATAATGAACATGTGTGCCTGAATGTGTTCTGTGGGGTCCAGCTCTGTTAGAGGGAGTGTTTGTGGGTTCCTCCGTCTCTCAGCGGACTCTTAGAGCCTAAACgtgtttaaaatcaaagctTCAGGAGTTCTGAAGATACGTTAGCCCTGTAGAGATTGATAGTTTCTTGAATCTCCAGAATGCCCATTCAAATGGCCTCACTAGCGCCCCCTATCAATATCAGAGCACTGCAGGGGTGGATCCTCAAATTTGCGTGTTTCTTGTCTCTGTATGGTCCAATCAGACTCAAGGGTTCTGGCTATTTGAACGGTCCACGcctgcacacacagacatgtttacatttttatagctCATAGCGCCTCCTAGTGGTGACAGGGGACGTCAGGGTTTACTGACCAAGCAGCTGCATAAAGTCATGCGAGGATATACAGGTCATGTTTGGTCCAGGAGAGGCTGATTCAGCACCGTGAAACATCAGTGCGTGGCTCTACAGAGACGGGCATGCATTGGTAACTGAACCTCTGTCAGTAATTGTGGGCGTGTTCTTGTCTCCTCAGGGTTACTGTAACTGGCGTAGAGCGTCCTTGGCTTCTTCTCATGACTGGAATCATGACACCTTCCTCCAGCAGAACGCTGCAAGACCAAGTGGCTTCACCGTCTGGATTGGAGGATACTACTTTGAGGTGATGAGAGCGTTGCACGTGTTTAAAGATGAATCAGTCTGACTCTGTTAACAGCTGGCTGAGAATATGACCAAATGAAGGTGACGGAGGTAGAGGATGGACAGGTGCAGGTCTAACCCCCCATGTGTGTTCATGTATGTTCATGTGTGCAGACCTGGAGGTGGGTGGACCAGAGCCGCTTCGGCTACTCCAACTTTTGGACTTACAACGCCGTCGACACTCACCAGTGTATCTACCTGCAGGCCCAAGGTGAGTCACACCTTTACCTGATCTGAACTCAGGCCAAAGGCTTCCAGCTCAGCAGCAGTACATTTAAAAGAatgtaaaacaatgtaaaataatgtaattaatgtaaaataatgtaattaatgtgaaataatgtttaaaaaaaacattaaaataatataaaataatgtaattaaTATAAAGTAATGTAACAAAGTgtaaattaatgtaaaaaatgtaaaataatgttaagtAATGTAATTAttgtaaaataatatttaaaaaatgtaaaatatgtaattaatgtctaataatgtaaaaaagtaCAATAATATAAGTTATTGTAAAAcagtgtaaaataatgttaaaaaggaaaataatgtaaataatgtaaaatttaaaataatgtaaattagtgtaaaataatggaaaataatagaaaaactgttaaataatttaaaatagtGTAAAATATTGCTAGGTAATGTaaaattgtgtaaaattattttttgaaaaagttaaattatttaaaatcgtgtaaaatactgttaaataatgtaaaatagtataaaattatataaaataatgtaaaatagtgaaaaaaatgtaaaacaatatAGACATTGTATAATAGTGTCAAataagattaaatgtaaaatagtgccaaaaaatgtaaaataatgttaattataaaataatgttaaataatgtaaaaaatttaaatattgtaaaatgttgtaaataatgtaattaatgtgaaataatgttaaatattttaaaataatgttaaatattttaaaataatgtaaaatagtgtaaaaaagtaaaatagtgtaaaataatgtaattaatataaaataatctaaaataatttaaataatataaaatgtaaaataatgtaaaaaatgtaattaatgtaaaataagttaaaaatgtaattaatgtaaaattatgtaaaataatgaaaatacgTGTACAATTATgtaaaatagagtaaaataatgttttaaatgtaaaataatgtaaaaaaatgtaattaatgttataatgtaaaataatgtaaaattgtgtaaaaataatgcaaaataatgtaaaattgtgtaaaataatgtaaaataatggaGTTGGACTTCAGTGCAGACCTGATGGTAGAGATTCTTTATTCCAGGTGGATGGGCCAACGGAGACTGCAGCTCTAAAAGGTATTTTGTCTGTGTGAGGAGACTTGACACCTGCTGAACCTGAACCAGAATCCTCAATCAGTAACAGACACCAGCAAAGACTAGCAGAGACCAGCAGACACCAACAGAGACCAGCAGAAACCAGCAGACATCAGCAGACACCAGCAGACACCAACAAAGACCAGCAGAAACCAGCAGACACCAAGAGAGACCAGCAGAGACCAGCAGAAACCAGCAGACATCAGCAGACACCAGCAGAGACCAGCAGAGACCAGCAGAAACCAGCAGAGACCAGCAGAGACCAGCAGAGACCAGCAGACACCAGCAGAGACCAGCAGACACCAGCAGACACCAGCAGACACCAACAGACACCAGCAGAGACCAGCAGAGACCAGCAGAGACCAGCAGAGACCAGCAGAGACCAGCAGACACCAGCAGAGACCAACAGACACCAGCAGAGACCAGCAGAGACCAGCAGACACCAGCAGACACCAGCAGACACCAGCAGAGACC
Coding sequences within:
- the LOC121507815 gene encoding nuclear factor 7, brain-like, with the translated sequence MASKLVDNLSCPICLDIFKDPVILSCYHSFCRECVENCWKEKEDKECPVCKRRHSKECLPSNFALKNLCDTVLQDRDQRSSESAKDLCSRHNREFELFCLDHEEPVCLICRDSEKHSNHRFRPIDEAAEEHKKKLEETLQPLKEKLTVCEKVKVEFDQTLDHIDVQARHTQRQIKEQFKKLHQFLAEEEEARLRALREEEEQKRQRMKEQMEALRAQIVDLSQTVRATEDQLMAQDVSLLKNYKAAVERVQQRPLLDDPQLLSGALIDQVKHLGNLGFNIWTKMKDLVSYTPIILDPNTAHPELILSDDLTAVRPGTRQRLPENPERFDRYWSVLGSEGFNSGTHSWDVQVRDSTRWVLGVLAESGQRKGKIESGIWGVWLYDGKYRAVSSLQGITDLSVKNPPKRVRVNLDCNSAELWFSNPDTNTHIHTFKLTFTETMLPYVSTVDNMKISPERISVTVEPN